The nucleotide sequence AAAGGGCCTGGTAGATCGTCTCGTGGCTCACCTGCATAGTCTGATCGTCACCGAAGTAATACGCCAACATCGAGGAGATCAGCTTCGGACTCCACCCGTCATCCATCCAGACGCCGACCAGCCGGCACAAACCCTCGTCCTTGGCCAGCCTGAAGGGTTTGGGACGGCGCCTGTCCTGATGCGCTTTGGCGTGAGCGACCGAGGCGTAGTACTTCCCGTCCGCGCTCGTGTGGCGTTTGACCTCCCGCCAAACTACGGACTTATCCCGCCCGATCAATGCGCCGATCTTCGCGTAACTGAGGCCCACCCGCACACCCATCTGGATCATGCCTCGCTCTTCCAGACCCAACGCACGGCCAGGGCCCCCGACTGAAGGAGCAGGATCGGCAAGACCTCCGGTAGCACCCCGGTTCACGGTCATCATTAGGCCAGACTGAACCCACCAATTGTGCCCGGTAGCGTGCACCGCCCCGACACGCCGGGCAGCAGTACGAACAGGCATCCCCGCACACACCAAATCAAGAAACTCAGTACGCGCAGCCTTGGGGAACAACTTGACCATAAAACGCTCCATCAATCAGAGCGTTGCAACGACCCTATGACTTTGCCTGGGGAACATTGCCATCTTTTGCCACCTCGCGCGCTGGAAGCGCGGGTGGGAAGTTAGTTCTGGTTCAGCTCTGCGGAGATGGCCATGGCTGCTTCACGCAACATGGGCACGGCGCGGTCGGCGAAGCTCTGGTCCACGCGGGTGATGGGGCCGGAGACGGAGATCGCCGTGGGCGTGGGAGCGTTGGGAACGGCCATGGCGAAGCAGCGGACACCGAGTTCCTGCTCTTCCTCGTCAATGGAGTAGCCGCGTTCACGGATGAGCTTCAGGTCTGCCAGCAGGGAGTCGATATCGCCGATGCTCTTGGCCGTGGGAGTAGGCATGCCGGTGCGTGCAACGATTCCGCGGACCTGCTCATCGTCCAGCTGGGCCAGGATGGCTTTGCCGACGCCGGTATCGTGCGTGTGGGCGCGGCGGCCCACCTCGGTGAACATGCGCATGGAGTGCATGGACGGGACCTGCGCCACGTAGATCACCATGTCGGAATCGAGGACTGCCATGTTGGAAGTTTCGCCGAGGCGTTCCACCAGGGTCTTCAACTGCGGACGAGCCACGGCGCCAAGCTGCTTGCTGGCGCCCTCCCCCAGCCGGATCAGCCGCGGGCCCAGGGCGTAACGGCGATTGGGCAGCTGCCGGATGTAGCCCAGCGACACCAGCGTGCGCAGCAGCCGGTGGATGGTGGGCAGGGGCAGGTCAGTGGACGACGAGAGCTCACTCAGGGTGACATCGCCGCCCGCGTCCGTGATCAGTTCCAACAGTTCAAAGACGCGCTCAACGGACTGCACGCCTCCGGAGGCTTTTTCAGCCATTCCCTTGTCTCCAATGACTCAGATTCCGACAACTCTTATCCGCATCGTGAAAAGAATTGCTTAGAACACCCAAGATACAGCACGAGGCGCACCTCTGCGATGACACCGAACATGACCAAGCAAGGGCTTGTGTTTCCACTTTGTAGATAATAATATCCATAATACGAAAACATTCAGTTTGGAACGGCGGCCCGGGAACGGGCCTTACAGGAGGAATTTCAATGGC is from Paenarthrobacter nicotinovorans and encodes:
- a CDS encoding IclR family transcriptional regulator codes for the protein MAEKASGGVQSVERVFELLELITDAGGDVTLSELSSSTDLPLPTIHRLLRTLVSLGYIRQLPNRRYALGPRLIRLGEGASKQLGAVARPQLKTLVERLGETSNMAVLDSDMVIYVAQVPSMHSMRMFTEVGRRAHTHDTGVGKAILAQLDDEQVRGIVARTGMPTPTAKSIGDIDSLLADLKLIRERGYSIDEEEQELGVRCFAMAVPNAPTPTAISVSGPITRVDQSFADRAVPMLREAAMAISAELNQN